The segment AATCTCCACCTGGACGAGCCAGAGTACTTTGCGCCGACAACCGAGTGGGATAAGGAGCGGTCGCACGATAGGCTTTGGAGTTGATGCGTGAAATGTGAAGGTAGGAAGAAGGGTTTTCAGTTATGCCGGTTTTTGAAACTTCGGAGGAACTCTATGTCTGCATCGGTGGGTTGTTTGAGCGGCTGAAATCTCAGGGGCAAGTGCAGCGAGAACTGGCATCGCTGAAATTAACGGTAAGGTTTGCTTACACAGAACCGGAGGCTTCCATTACGCTTGTTGCACATGACGGTGAGGGTGTCATCCACTGTGGTGAGTGCAATGAAAAACCGGACGTTGAGCTTGCCATGACCGGAGATGTTGCGCATCACTTTTGGATGGGAGAAGTTAACGTTATGGGCGCAATCACGAAACGCCAGATTGTGCCCACAGGCTCACTCTCGAAGATTATGGCGCTCACTTCTCTGATTAAGGCGGGCATTCAGATCTATCCGCAGCACTATCAGGAATGTATGGCACAAGACAAATGATGTGCCATGGTGAGAGTCTGTGCCTATCGTCGTCGCCACCAGACCCCTACGCCAATCAGAAAGATGATTAGGGGGATTAGAAAGATTGCCGTCATCTGCACGAATGCGACTTCGCTCGGTGTCATCATGCGAAGGCTTCGTTCAGTTGGATCTACCGGGCGGATAGCAATGAGATCCTCCTCCAGCGTCAACCAATTTACCGTGTTTAGAAAGAAATTACCGCCACCGGTGCCATGGAAGAAGAGATTGGTTGCA is part of the Candidatus Poribacteria bacterium genome and harbors:
- a CDS encoding SCP2 sterol-binding domain-containing protein, yielding MPVFETSEELYVCIGGLFERLKSQGQVQRELASLKLTVRFAYTEPEASITLVAHDGEGVIHCGECNEKPDVELAMTGDVAHHFWMGEVNVMGAITKRQIVPTGSLSKIMALTSLIKAGIQIYPQHYQECMAQDK